One window from the genome of Eleginops maclovinus isolate JMC-PN-2008 ecotype Puerto Natales chromosome 15, JC_Emac_rtc_rv5, whole genome shotgun sequence encodes:
- the hsdl1 gene encoding inactive hydroxysteroid dehydrogenase-like protein 1, with the protein MASVDSFELLYREISRSCNPYFETLALVGAIYTASRAVILLRGCCSLVRVHFLPRIIPNKKKLSQRFGDWAIVYGASEPVAKAYAEELARHGISIIFVTQSNASVRDIAALLSQSYGVETVVLLADFSLDQGASSAIKEALKGKEIGFLVNCVASLDSPQSLMEMPEQGLLDLVNQNVAVATLMTRLVLPGMLERSRGAVVNISSGACCKPLPGRVTLTASAGYMDHFSRALHLEYSGKGIFVQSLIPFQISEQPLSSSSPSSRLNWFEPQPDVYARHAVSTLGVSNRTTGYWPHTLQYGLMRRIPDFIWVLGSRVWISLS; encoded by the exons ATGGCGTCGGTTGACAGCTTTGAGCTTTTGTATAGAGAGATTTCTAGATCATGCAATCCTTACTTTGAAACCCTCGCCCTGGTCGGTGCCATTTACACGGCCAGCAGGGCAGTAATCCTGCTCAGAGGCTGCTGCTCTTTGGTCAGGGTGCATTTTCTGCCCAGAATAATCCCCAATAAGAAGAAGCTGAGCCAAAGGTTTGGAGACTGGGCCATCGTTTATG GTGCATCAGAGCCGGTGGCCAAAGCCTATGCAGAGGAGCTGGCCCGACATGGCATCAGCATCATCTTTGTCACTCAGAGCAACGCCTCCGTTAGAGACATCGCTGCTTTACTCTCCCAAAGCTACGGGGTGGAAACTGTGGTCCTGCTCGCTGACTTCTCTTTGGACCAGGGAGCCAGCAGTGCCATCAAAGAAGCCCTGAAGGGCAAAGAGATCGGCTTCCTGGTGAACTGCGTGGCGTCTTTGGATTCCCCTCAGAGCCTGATGGAAATGCCCGAGCAGGGCCTGCTGGATCTGGTTAATCAAAACGTTGCGGTGGCGACTCTGATGACCCGGTTGGTGCTGCCTGGGATGCTGGAGCGCAGCAGAGGAGCCGTGGTCAACATATCATCGGGTGCCTGCTGCAAACCTCTGCCTGGAAGAGTGACACTCACTGCCTCTGCT GGCTATATGGATCATTTCTCAAGAGCTCTTCATCTGGAGTACAGCGGCAAAGGAATCTTTGTCCAAAGTCTGATTCCTTTCCAG ATAAGTGAGCAACcactatcatcatcatcaccgtCATCACGACTCAACTGGTTTGAACCGCAGCCGGACGTCTACGCCCGGCACGCCGTCTCCACCCTGGGCGTCTCCAACAGGACCACCGGCTACTGGCCTCACACTCTGCAG TACGGACTGATGAGACGTATCCCAGACTTTATTTGGGTTCTTGGATCACGTGTGTGGATCAGTTTAAGCTAA
- the gja11 gene encoding gap junction protein, alpha 11, translated as MGEWDLLGRLLDKVQSHSTVIGKVWLTVLFIFRIMVLRTGAEKVWSDEQSDFVCNTQQPGCENVCYDLAFPISHVRFWVLQIIAVATPKLLYLGHVLHVIHMEKKVKERMKQQAELDDQASLFLRRTFKIPKYTKSTGKISIRGRLLRSYVLHLVAKIVLEVLFILGQYFLYGFTLQPRYVCDRSPCPHKVDCFLSRPTEKSVIIWFMLVSALVSLVLSMMELLYLFVKAVKECMARRQDYTVTPVTPPPSERKAFKTRDEMLQNCVNLELELQGRKLGLNGVTGGVNEGAKIVLPESISLGGEVHI; from the exons ATGGGCGAATGGGATCTGCTGGGTCGCCTGCTGGATAAAGTGCAAAGCCACTCCACGGTGATCGGCAAGGTCTGGCTCACCGTGCTGTTTATCTTCCGCATCATGGTCCTGCGCACCGGCGCTGAGAAG GTGTGGAGCGATGAGCAGTCCGACTTTGTCTGCAACACCCAGCAGCCCGGCTGTGAGAACGTCTGCTACGACTTGGCCTTCCCCATCTCTCATGTTCGCTTTTGGGTCCTTCAGATTATCGCTGTGGCGACCCCAAAGCTGCTTTACCTAGGCCACGTCCTCCACGTTATCCACATGGAGAAGAAG GTGAAGGAGAGGATGAAGCAGCAGGCCGAGTTGGATGACCAGGCCAGTCTCTTTCTCAGGAGGACCTTCAAAATTCCCAAGTACACCAAGAGCACCGGAAAGATCAGCATCCGCGGCCGACTCCTGCGCAGCTACGTCCTGCATCTCGTGGCCAAGATCGTCCTGGAAGTCCTGTTCATCCTGGGTCAGTACTTTCTCTACGGCTTCACCCTGCAGCCTCGCTACGTCTGCGACCGCTCGCCCTGCCCCCACAAGGTGGACTGCTTCCTGTCCAGGCCCACGGAGAAGTCGGTCATCATCTGGTTCATGCTGGTGTCGGCGTTGGTGTCGCTCGTCCTCAGCATGATGGAGCTCCTCTACCTGTTTGTGAAAGCCGTGAAGGAGTGCATGGCGAGGAGGCAGGACTACACCGTGACCCCGGTGACGCCCCCGCCTTCGGAGAGGAAAGCTTTTAAGACCCGTGACGAGATGCTCCAAAATTGCGTCAACCTGGAACTGGAGCTACAAGGACGAAAGTTAGGGCTGAACGGGGTCACGGGCGGGGTCAACGAGGGCGCTAAGATAGTTCTGCCTGAGAGCATCAGTTTGGGAGGGGAGGTGCACATCTGA
- the gja13.1 gene encoding connexin 32.3, which produces MGDWGFLSGLLDKVQSHSTVIGKIWMVVLFLFRIMVLGAGAESVWGDEQSGFMCNTQQPGCENVCYDWTFPISHIRFWVLQIIFVSTPTLIYLGHAVHVIHQENKMRERMLSPGGSRPLKMPKYTNEKGKVKIKGNLLGSYLTQLVVKILIEAAFIIGQYYLYGFIMVPMFPCSRKPCPFTVECYMSRPTEKTIFIIFMLVVACISLLLNFIEVFYLLCTRVKCCSRRQTHKITSAENPASLTGPRWPIIDDALRQNKMNIELESSQSIGGSLDGAKEEKRLLSGH; this is translated from the coding sequence ATGGGAGACTGGGGATTCCTGTCGGGTTTGCTGGACAAGGTCCAGTCCCACTCCACGGTCATCGGGAAGATCTGGATGGTCGTCCTCTTCCTGTTCAGGATCATGGTCCTGGGTGCGGGTGCTGAGAGCGTCTGGGGCGACGAGCAGTCGGGTTTCATGTGCAACACTCAGCAACCTGGTTGTGAGAACGTCTGCTACGATTGGACCTTCCCCATCTCGCACATTCGCTTCTGGGTCCTGCAGATCATCTTCGTCTCAACGCCAACGCTGATCTACCTGGGCCACGCCGTGCACGTCATCCACCAGGAGAACAAAATGAGGGAGCGCATGTTGAGCCCTGGTGGTAGCCGACCGCTCAAGATGCCTAAGTACACAAACGAAAAGGGGAAGGTGAAGATCAAGGGGAACCTGCTGGGGAGCTACCTCACACAACTGGTGGTCAAGATCCTCATCGAGGCTGCCTTCATTATCGGCCAGTACTACCTGTACGGCTTCATCATGGTCCCCATGTTCCCCTGCTCCAGGAAGCCCTGCCCCTTCACCGTGGAGTGCTACATGTCCCGACCCACGGAGAAgaccatcttcatcatcttcatgcTGGTGGTGGCCTGCATTTCCCTGTTGCTCAACTTCATCGAGGTGTTCTACCTGCTCTGCACCAGGGTCAAGTGCTGCTCCAGGCGTCAAACTCACAAGATAACCTCAGCGGAAAACCCTGCCAGCCTGACAGGTCCGAGATGGCCGATCATAGACGACGCCCTGAGGCAGAACAAGATGAACATCGAGCTGGAGAGCAGCCAGAGCATCGGTGGAAGCCTGGATGGGGCCAAAGAGGAGAAACGGCTGCTGAGtggacattaa
- the LOC134877190 gene encoding gap junction Cx32.2 protein-like translates to MGEWGFLSSLLDKVQSHSTVIGKVWLTVLFIFRIMILGAGAEKVWGDEQSNMICNTKQPGCKNVCYDHAFPISHIRFWVLQIIFVSTPTLIYLGHVLHVIHKENKMREHMNTHSRSEIAKVPKYTDEQGHVQIKGDLLGNYMTSIIFRMLLEIGFIVGQYYLYGFIMDPRVVCSRAPCPFTVECYMSRPTEKTIFIIFMLVVSCISVVLNIMEIFYLACLRSARRKQKKNLSTAIALHPRSNGGSLIK, encoded by the exons ATGGGAGAGTGGGGAtttctgtcctctctgctgGACAAGGTCCAGTCCCACTCCACCGTCATCGGGAAGGTCTGGCTGACTGTGCTGTTCATCTTCAGGATCATGATCCTCGGAGCTGGAGCAGAGAAG GTGTGGGGTGATGAACAGTCGAACATGATATGCAACACCAAACAGCCGGGTTGTAAGAACGTCTGCTACGACCACGCCTTCCCCATCTCACACATCAGATTCTGGGTCCTCCAGATCATCTTTGTCTCGACCCCAACGCTGATCTACCTCGGTCACGTCCTCCACGTCATTCACAAGGAAAACAAGATGAGGGAACATATGAACACGCACTCCAGGAGTGAAATCGCCAAAGTTCCCAAGTACACCGACGAACAAGGCCATGTTCAGATTAAAGGCGACCTGCTGGGGAACTACATGACCTCCATCATTTTCAGGATGCTTCTGGAGATAGGGTTCATTGTCGGGCAGTATTATCTGTACGGGTTCATCATGGACCCGAGAGTAGTCTGCTCCCGGGCCCCCTGCCCCTTCACCGTGGAGTGCTACATGTCTCGCCCCACAGAGAAgaccatcttcatcatcttcatgcTCGTAGTGTCCTGCATCTCTGTCGTGCTCAACATCATGGAGATCTTCTACCTGGCCTGTTTACGCTCAGCCAGAcggaagcagaaaaaaaacctgtcCACGGCCATCGCCCTTCACCCGCGTTCAAACGGAGGCAGTCTGATTAAGTGA
- the c15h1orf198 gene encoding uncharacterized protein C1orf198 homolog isoform X1, protein MAAMIASANTAGLSSHRMEEKKFEYFSSINSMARKIMQERKTIEEKHGPTWEKMTPQEQDSAIDNEMMDPQIRARYAMHRVDREEVVCYPKLLIQTGQKIVHFGEEDITWQDEHSAPFSWETKSQLDFSLTSGPAEQGVSASQADSKPTKAPHPSQLGKSTPGTKVSVSESRRPEEESSFWKISAERSRLEGEKADFQSLTPSQIKSLEKGEKSLPSYLRQETSVNTKEPEVVEPPPSAHSRSTKQRAPKPPAPPPPVPVAVAVSATPASISISPNPPPPVRVSSSVAGWERSQSTLPSVGTTVDEVFSSGMMPKPSKPSNTSKPSNPSKPSKPPASVRREREQKEDDGSSASPTFGQYNTSNNILKTGFDFLDNW, encoded by the exons ATGGCCGCCATGATAGCCTCCGCCAACACGGCGGGGCTCAGCTCCCACAGGATGGAGGAGAAGAAGTTTGAATACTTCTCCTCCATCAACTCCATGGCGAGGAAGATTATGCAGGAGAGGAAGACTATCGAAGAGAAACACGGTCCTACGTGGGAGAAAATGACGCCTCAGGAGCAGGACAGCGCCATCGATAACGAGATGATGGATCCCCAGATCCGAGCCCGATACGCCATGCACAGAGTAGACCGGGAAGAAGTGGTCTGTTACCCTAAACTGCTCATCCAGACGGGTCAGAAGATTGTTCACTTCGGCGAAGAG GATATTACCTGGCAAGATGAACATTCTGCCCCTTTCTCGTGGGAAACCAAG AGCCAGTTGGACTTCAGCTTGACGTCGGGCCCTGCAGAACAGGGAGTCTCAGCCTCTCAGGCCGACTCAAAGCCCACTAAGGCTCCTCACCCCAGCCAGCTCGGCAAGAGTACTCCAGGAACCAAG GTGTCTGTCAGCGAGAGCCGGAGGCCAGAGGAGGAGTCGTCTTTCTGGAAGATCAGTGCCGAGAGATCCAGGCTGGAGGGAGAGAAGGCCGACTTCCAGTCCTTGACCCCCAGCCAGATCAAATCCctggagaaaggagagaaatccCTCCCCTCGTACCTCCGACAG GAGACCTCTGTCAACACCAAGGAGCCTGAGGTAGTGGAACCCCCCCCTTCAGCTCACTCCAGATCCACCAAGCAGCGAGCCCCGAAACCTCCTGCCCCTCCACCCCCCGTTCCTGTCGCCGTGGCTGTCAGCGCTACACCggcctccatctccatctccccAAACCCTCCCCCGCCGGTCAGGGTGTCGTCGTCTGTGGCCGGCTGGGAGCGGTCTCAGAGCACGCTGCCGTCGGTCGGCACCACCGTGGACGAGGTGTTCTCCTCCGGGATGATGCCCAAGCCCTCCAAGCCCTCCAACACCTCCAAGCCCTCCAACCCCTCCAAGCCTTCCAAGCCCCCTGCCAGtgtgagaagagagagggaacagAAAGAGGACGACGGCTCCTCCGCCAGCCCCACCTTCGGCCAG
- the c15h1orf198 gene encoding uncharacterized protein C1orf198 homolog isoform X2, with the protein MAAMIASANTAGLSSHRMEEKKFEYFSSINSMARKIMQERKTIEEKHGPTWEKMTPQEQDSAIDNEMMDPQIRARYAMHRVDREEVVCYPKLLIQTGQKIVHFGEEDITWQDEHSAPFSWETKSQLDFSLTSGPAEQGVSASQADSKPTKAPHPSQLGKSTPGTKVSVSESRRPEEESSFWKISAERSRLEGEKADFQSLTPSQIKSLEKGEKSLPSYLRQETSVNTKEPEVVEPPPSAHSRSTKQRAPKPPAPPPPVPVAVAVSATPASISISPNPPPPVRVSSSVAGWERSQSTLPSVGTTVDEVFSSGMMPKPSKPSNTSKPSNPSKPSKPPASVRREREQKEDDGSSASPTFGQVSVETDVGFRAQF; encoded by the exons ATGGCCGCCATGATAGCCTCCGCCAACACGGCGGGGCTCAGCTCCCACAGGATGGAGGAGAAGAAGTTTGAATACTTCTCCTCCATCAACTCCATGGCGAGGAAGATTATGCAGGAGAGGAAGACTATCGAAGAGAAACACGGTCCTACGTGGGAGAAAATGACGCCTCAGGAGCAGGACAGCGCCATCGATAACGAGATGATGGATCCCCAGATCCGAGCCCGATACGCCATGCACAGAGTAGACCGGGAAGAAGTGGTCTGTTACCCTAAACTGCTCATCCAGACGGGTCAGAAGATTGTTCACTTCGGCGAAGAG GATATTACCTGGCAAGATGAACATTCTGCCCCTTTCTCGTGGGAAACCAAG AGCCAGTTGGACTTCAGCTTGACGTCGGGCCCTGCAGAACAGGGAGTCTCAGCCTCTCAGGCCGACTCAAAGCCCACTAAGGCTCCTCACCCCAGCCAGCTCGGCAAGAGTACTCCAGGAACCAAG GTGTCTGTCAGCGAGAGCCGGAGGCCAGAGGAGGAGTCGTCTTTCTGGAAGATCAGTGCCGAGAGATCCAGGCTGGAGGGAGAGAAGGCCGACTTCCAGTCCTTGACCCCCAGCCAGATCAAATCCctggagaaaggagagaaatccCTCCCCTCGTACCTCCGACAG GAGACCTCTGTCAACACCAAGGAGCCTGAGGTAGTGGAACCCCCCCCTTCAGCTCACTCCAGATCCACCAAGCAGCGAGCCCCGAAACCTCCTGCCCCTCCACCCCCCGTTCCTGTCGCCGTGGCTGTCAGCGCTACACCggcctccatctccatctccccAAACCCTCCCCCGCCGGTCAGGGTGTCGTCGTCTGTGGCCGGCTGGGAGCGGTCTCAGAGCACGCTGCCGTCGGTCGGCACCACCGTGGACGAGGTGTTCTCCTCCGGGATGATGCCCAAGCCCTCCAAGCCCTCCAACACCTCCAAGCCCTCCAACCCCTCCAAGCCTTCCAAGCCCCCTGCCAGtgtgagaagagagagggaacagAAAGAGGACGACGGCTCCTCCGCCAGCCCCACCTTCGGCCAGGTGAGTGTGGAAACAGATGTCGGTTTCAGAGCTCAGTTTTGA